In the Candidatus Eisenbacteria bacterium genome, one interval contains:
- a CDS encoding zinc ABC transporter substrate-binding protein: MLTRRAILAGSVAAAVGARTRAAAQDPSPAPPCPVARIALVAAANQYGSIAQQLGGRCAEVTSIISNPNTDPHEFQTDIAVARAYQRAELVVDNGLGYDDFSRKIVATLRRKPIVVTAGDVVGLKAGDNPHVWYDPQYIDRVAEALTEAFERLRPAAAAYFGAQARGFAESLRPYRSAIETIRRGFAGTPIGATESIFVYMARATGLALVTPPKFMAAVAEGAQPSVADMIAFHTQIEQRQIRVLVYNAQTVTNLTRELQERARAAGVPVVGISETLVPPTATFQAWQVRQLEAVRLALGGGAR, encoded by the coding sequence ATGCTGACGCGCCGGGCGATACTCGCCGGCTCGGTGGCCGCGGCGGTCGGTGCGCGCACCCGCGCGGCGGCGCAGGATCCGTCACCGGCGCCACCGTGCCCGGTCGCGCGGATCGCCCTCGTGGCGGCGGCGAATCAGTACGGCAGCATCGCGCAGCAGCTCGGCGGACGGTGCGCCGAGGTCACGAGCATCATCAGCAACCCGAACACCGATCCGCACGAGTTTCAGACCGACATCGCGGTGGCGCGCGCGTATCAGCGGGCGGAGCTCGTCGTCGACAACGGGCTCGGGTACGACGACTTCTCCCGCAAGATCGTCGCGACGCTGCGCCGGAAACCGATCGTCGTCACGGCGGGTGACGTGGTGGGGCTCAAGGCGGGCGATAATCCCCACGTCTGGTACGACCCACAGTACATCGACCGTGTCGCGGAGGCACTGACGGAGGCGTTCGAGCGCCTGCGCCCCGCCGCGGCGGCGTACTTCGGCGCGCAGGCCCGCGGGTTCGCAGAGAGCCTGCGGCCGTATCGGTCCGCGATCGAGACCATCCGTCGGGGCTTCGCGGGGACGCCGATCGGCGCCACCGAGTCCATCTTCGTTTACATGGCGCGGGCCACCGGGTTGGCGCTCGTCACGCCGCCGAAGTTCATGGCCGCGGTGGCCGAGGGGGCGCAGCCGAGCGTGGCCGACATGATCGCGTTCCACACCCAGATCGAGCAACGGCAGATCCGTGTGCTCGTCTACAACGCCCAGACGGTGACGAACCTGACGCGGGAACTCCAGGAGCGAGCGCGGGCCGCTGGCGTTCCCGTCGTCGGCATCTCGGAAACGCTCGTGCCGCCGACGGCAACCTTTCAAGCGTGGCAGGTCAGGCAGCTCGAGGCCGTGCGCCTCGCCCTCGGCGGAGGCGCGCGGTAA
- a CDS encoding ATP-binding cassette domain-containing protein: protein MTDAAPAIVLDAVTVTLGGRRIWAEASFRIEPGEVVAVIGANGSGKSTLLRLILGQIAPSAGRVAVLGSPPRRGNRSIGLVPQRRDLGAGVALRGRDLVVLGTNGHRWGFGKLKPDEAERVERALEAVGATEFADEPVERLSGGQQQRLFIAQALCEGVAILLLDEPLASLDLRSQGEVVGVVADINRKRKVTTLVVTHDLNPLLPILHRVVYILDGRPRCGAVEAVVTPGTLSALYGTPVQVLQAAGGDRFVRVA from the coding sequence GTGACCGACGCCGCCCCGGCGATCGTGCTCGACGCGGTGACCGTCACCCTCGGCGGTCGCCGGATCTGGGCCGAGGCGAGCTTTCGCATCGAGCCCGGCGAGGTCGTGGCCGTGATCGGCGCCAACGGATCCGGCAAGTCGACGCTGCTGCGACTGATCCTCGGACAGATCGCCCCGAGCGCGGGCCGCGTCGCCGTCCTCGGGTCGCCACCTCGCCGCGGAAACCGATCGATCGGACTCGTGCCCCAGCGCCGGGACCTCGGCGCCGGCGTCGCCTTGCGCGGACGCGATCTGGTGGTCCTGGGCACGAACGGACATCGCTGGGGATTCGGCAAGCTCAAGCCCGACGAGGCTGAGCGAGTCGAGCGGGCGCTCGAGGCCGTCGGCGCGACCGAGTTCGCCGACGAGCCGGTCGAGCGCCTGTCCGGCGGCCAGCAGCAGCGGCTGTTCATCGCCCAGGCCCTTTGCGAGGGCGTCGCCATCCTGCTGCTGGACGAGCCGCTGGCGAGCCTGGATCTGCGAAGCCAGGGCGAAGTCGTCGGCGTCGTCGCCGACATCAACCGGAAGCGCAAGGTGACCACGCTCGTGGTCACGCACGATCTGAATCCGCTCCTGCCGATCCTGCATCGCGTCGTCTACATCCTTGACGGACGTCCGCGCTGCGGCGCGGTCGAGGCCGTGGTCACCCCGGGGACGCTCTCGGCGCTGTACGGGACCCCGGTGCAGGTGCTCCAGGCGGCCGGGGGCGATCGATTCGTGCGGGTCGCGTGA